GGTGGTCACGCGGTGGGCGCTCCTGGCGAGCGGGGATGGTAAATCTGAGTGAATTCCTCGGAATACGAACTTTCGTTCTAGTTACGATTCTATCAGACCGGGTCGGTCGAGACGACGACGTAGCAATGCGCGGTCGCTTATGTCACTTGTTTGCCCTTGCACGTCGCATAGCAGAGGAGTAGGATGGAATGAACCAAGGTCACAGTTGAATCGCCGCATCCGCCATTTTCTCGATGAGGAGGAACGACATGTCGGCCCAGAACACCGAGACTGAGGACCGTGTTCTCTTCGATGCGCTCGCCGGGAGAGTGTCCCGTCGAGACCTGTTGAAAGGCGCCGCAGCCGCTGGCATTGGCGCCTCGCTCGCAGCCACACTCGCCGATGAGGTGGTGGCTACCGCAAATATCACCCCCGCGCTGCAAACTGATGTCCCGCGTGAGCGCACGCTGATCGTGGTGCAGGGCGGCGGTGGCGACGGCCAGAATCCGAACTTCGACAACTTCAATCTCTGGGTGACTGCTTCGCAATGGGGCTGGCATTCGGGGCCGCTGCAGACGATGAACGAGCCGCTGATCATGTTCAACGTGCTCACTGGCGAGTATGAGAACTGGCTGGCCGAGGATTGGTCCTACAACGACGATTTCACCGAGATCACCATGACCCTCCGCGAGGGAATCGAATGGAGCGACGGCACCCCATTCACTGCGGATGACGTGGTCTTCACCTTCAATTCGGTGCGAGACAAGCAGTCGGAGGCGACGAATGCCGCCGAGATCGTGTTCCTCAAAGAGGCCGTAGCGGACGATCCGCGTACGGTCCGGTTCGTGCTCACCGAAGCGAATCCGCGCTGGTGGGCAACCACGCTGACAAGCAATCACGGCGTGGTCGAGCAGATGCTGCCGAAGCATATCTGGGAGGGTCAGGATCTGCTGACGTTCACGAACTACGATCCGGAGAAGGGGTGGCCGGTCGGAACCGGACCGTACACGCTCGTTTCGACGAGTTCCCAGCAGAAGATCTTCGATCTTCGTCAGGATTGGTGGGGCGCCAAGACCGGTTGGAAGGCGCTTCCCAAAGTGGAGCGTGTGATCTATCTCCCCGCCAGTGACGACACGCTTTCGGCGCAGCAGCTCATCACGAACGAAGTCGACATGGGCAAGATCCTGTCGGTTCCGACCCTGCAGACCGTGATTGCCCAGAACCCTGAAGTGATTACCTTCAGCGAGACCAATCCACCGTATGGTTATCTCGACTGGTGCCCGATCGACCTGAATTTCAACTGCTCGGCAGCACCGTGG
The DNA window shown above is from Thermomicrobiales bacterium and carries:
- a CDS encoding ABC transporter substrate-binding protein encodes the protein MSAQNTETEDRVLFDALAGRVSRRDLLKGAAAAGIGASLAATLADEVVATANITPALQTDVPRERTLIVVQGGGGDGQNPNFDNFNLWVTASQWGWHSGPLQTMNEPLIMFNVLTGEYENWLAEDWSYNDDFTEITMTLREGIEWSDGTPFTADDVVFTFNSVRDKQSEATNAAEIVFLKEAVADDPRTVRFVLTEANPRWWATTLTSNHGVVEQMLPKHIWEGQDLLTFTNYDPEKGWPVGTGPYTLVSTSSQQKIFDLRQDWWGAKTGWKALPKVERVIYLPASDDTLSAQQLITNEVDMGKILSVPTLQTVIAQNPEVITFSETNPPYGYLDWCPIDLNFNCSAAPWDNAQLRWAISNALDRTALVALAEGGAGVVALHQFTPYEWFTPFEETLQPIFAQYGLDTAPHPEKVEELMTGLGYTKNGDGMWELDGQTLEMAIYVPDWLRAYGPPLTQQLRDAGFDASFDTSPGLNTPTQTGEQLLSFGCKGPAGVKGMDPYFMLSIYMSEYFRPTGEPAPIWWATSRWQNEEYDAVVRQMNTLDADAPETMELFKQAMEIWVRELPDVYVAQLIIRYPMSNHYWTGWPTEADPYGFPHSWQQEFLKTILRLEPTS